A stretch of the Panicum virgatum strain AP13 chromosome 9N, P.virgatum_v5, whole genome shotgun sequence genome encodes the following:
- the LOC120692236 gene encoding uncharacterized protein LOC120692236 yields the protein MTVRRGWVVWVARGSAAAWQRVACNPETLPPDRVLALICCAPLHLLARLAAFLCIPFLPGPARGPLRPRRVFLVLQPPELAPHPFTYSSNSSSSSSSGDEDDDIHEHAD from the coding sequence ATGACGGTGCGGCGGGGGTGGGTGGTGTGGGTGGcgcgcgggtcggcggcggcgtggcagcgGGTGGCGTGCAACCCGGAGACGCTCCCGCCCGACCGCGTCCTCGCGCTGATCTGCTGCGCGCCGctccacctcctcgcgcgcctcGCCGCCTTCCTCtgcatccccttcctccccggGCCAGCCCGCGGCCCTCTCCGGCCCCGCCGCGTCTTCCTCGTTCTCCAGCCTCCGGAGCTTGCGCCGCACCCCTTCACCTACTCGTCCaactcctcctcgtcctcgtcttCGGGGGACGAGGATGACGACATCCACGAACACGCCGATTGA
- the LOC120692234 gene encoding cytochrome b-c1 complex subunit 7-like codes for MSSMMSALSNWLVNPRRNPLARIHMHAVSSRLRKYGLRYDDLYDPYFDLDIKEALGRLPREVVDARIQRLKRAMDLSMKHQYLPEDLQAAQTPFRGYLSDMLALVKKESAEREALGALPLYQRTIP; via the exons ATGTCGTCGATGATGTCCGCGCTGTCCAACTGGCTGGTGAACCCGCGCCGCAACCCGCTCGCGCGCATCCACATGCACGCCGTTTCCTCGCGCCTCAGGAAATACG GGCTGAGGTACGACGACCTGTACGACCCGTACTTCGACCTGGACATCAAGGAGGCGCTCGGGAGGCTGCCTAGGGAGGTGGTCGACGCCCGCATCCAGCGCCTCAAGCGCGCCATGGACCTCTCCATGAAGCACCAGTACCTCCCCGAGGACCTCCAG GCTGCACAAACTCCATTCAGAGGCTATTTGAGTGACATGTTGGCTCTG GTAAAAAAGGAGAGTGCTGAGCGTGAAGCGCTGGGAGCCCTTCCGCTTTACCAGAGAACCATTCCTTAA